One window from the genome of Spirochaetaceae bacterium encodes:
- a CDS encoding glucose-1-phosphate adenylyltransferase produces MENEVLSIILGGGQGTRLFPLTEQRSKPAVQFGGKYRLIDVPISNCINSDLRRIFILTQFNSASLNFHISSTYQLDTFSGGFIYTLSAEQRPDRTEWYRGTADAVRKNLYHFTTSAENYKYYLILSGDQLYRMNFRKFHNEHLKSGAELSLGILPVSRERAGDLGILQIDEKGFITKFVEKPGATADISELKIPDAYRKAHNIPAEKEYLASMGIYFFNRDTLEELLASDKDDFGHDIIPNCIGKLKVSSYLHQDYWEDIGTIKSFYEANLDLASPVPAFNMYDAGSPLYTRRLDLPPSKINQCTINNSITSEGSIISGAFIQNSLIGIRTIIREGASLEGVLCMGADFYETAKQIEQNAKEGIPNVGIGSGSIIKGTIIDKNARIGRNCRIGIDQLKRKDGDYSQYMIRDGIIVLRKNAVLKDGTSI; encoded by the coding sequence ATGGAAAACGAAGTATTATCTATTATATTGGGCGGCGGGCAAGGTACCAGGCTTTTTCCTTTAACCGAGCAACGCTCTAAACCGGCCGTGCAATTTGGCGGCAAATATAGGCTTATTGATGTGCCTATCTCTAACTGTATTAACAGCGATTTACGGCGCATCTTTATTTTAACACAGTTTAACAGTGCCAGCCTTAACTTTCATATTAGCAGCACTTACCAGCTAGATACTTTTAGCGGTGGGTTTATTTACACCCTATCGGCCGAGCAAAGACCCGACCGTACCGAATGGTATCGCGGCACCGCCGATGCCGTGCGTAAAAATTTGTACCACTTTACTACCAGCGCCGAAAATTATAAATATTATTTAATTTTGTCGGGCGACCAACTGTACCGTATGAATTTTCGTAAATTTCATAACGAACATCTTAAATCGGGAGCCGAACTATCTTTGGGTATCTTACCGGTTTCCCGCGAACGCGCCGGCGATTTAGGCATACTGCAAATTGATGAGAAAGGGTTCATTACCAAATTTGTCGAAAAACCGGGCGCTACGGCCGATATTAGTGAGCTTAAAATACCTGATGCTTACCGTAAAGCTCACAATATTCCAGCCGAAAAGGAGTATTTGGCCAGTATGGGTATTTACTTTTTTAACCGCGATACCCTAGAGGAGTTACTGGCTAGCGATAAAGACGATTTTGGCCACGATATTATTCCTAATTGTATCGGTAAGCTAAAGGTTTCCAGCTATTTACACCAAGATTATTGGGAGGACATTGGTACTATCAAAAGCTTTTACGAGGCTAACCTCGATTTAGCCAGCCCCGTACCGGCTTTTAATATGTACGATGCCGGCTCGCCGCTTTATACACGCCGACTGGATTTACCGCCCTCTAAAATTAACCAATGTACTATTAATAATAGTATTACCAGCGAGGGCTCTATTATTAGCGGTGCCTTTATCCAAAATAGTTTAATTGGTATCCGCACTATTATCCGTGAGGGCGCCAGTTTAGAAGGCGTACTTTGTATGGGTGCCGACTTTTACGAAACCGCTAAACAAATAGAGCAAAACGCCAAAGAGGGTATCCCTAACGTGGGTATTGGCAGTGGCAGCATTATTAAAGGTACAATTATTGATAAGAACGCCCGTATTGGCCGCAACTGCCGTATTGGGATTGACCAACTTAAACGCAAAGACGGCGATTACAGCCAATATATGATTAGAGACGGCATAATTGTACTACGCAAAAATGCCGTGCTTAAAGACGGCACTTCTATTTAG
- a CDS encoding NCS2 family permease — protein sequence MTLEKMFKLKEYGTSVKTELTAGVTTFMAMAYIIAVNPAILSATGMDRGAVMTATIVSAVVATLIMAFYAKLPFAMASGMGFNAFFTYTIVLGMGKSWQFALTAVFVGGIIYLLLTLFKVRELLLEAVPPTLRKAIAAGIGLFVATIGLTNAGIIVQGPPLVSLGDITGGGAASLAFIGIIITSALLVLKIKAALLLGIIITTIIGIPLGVTDIAGLTSPVSLPHSLAPVFWQFDFSELFSFDMLLVIFVIIFLNIFDTMGALIGIALKVGLVDKKGNILNSRQAFLTDAFSSIFGAALGTSPQVIFVESAAGVTAGGRTGLTAATVAVLFALMLFFSPLFLIIPAAATTPALVMVGVFMLASLIDIDLTDYANAIPAFITIIMMPLTYSIASGVAIGLITYTLIRLLTGRFKEVKPITLIMAVFFVAMQFLI from the coding sequence ATGACACTAGAAAAGATGTTTAAGCTCAAAGAATATGGAACATCGGTAAAAACCGAGTTAACCGCTGGAGTAACCACCTTTATGGCGATGGCCTACATTATCGCCGTAAACCCGGCCATTTTATCGGCCACCGGTATGGACAGAGGGGCCGTAATGACGGCCACTATCGTAAGCGCTGTGGTGGCCACCTTAATTATGGCTTTTTACGCCAAGCTGCCCTTTGCTATGGCCAGCGGTATGGGGTTTAATGCCTTTTTTACCTACACCATTGTTTTAGGTATGGGTAAAAGCTGGCAATTTGCCTTAACGGCCGTTTTTGTGGGCGGTATTATTTACTTATTACTTACCTTGTTTAAAGTACGCGAGCTGCTTTTAGAGGCTGTGCCGCCTACTTTACGTAAAGCTATCGCCGCCGGTATCGGTTTATTTGTAGCTACCATCGGTTTAACCAATGCCGGTATTATTGTACAAGGCCCGCCTTTAGTTAGTTTAGGCGATATTACCGGTGGCGGCGCTGCCAGTCTTGCTTTTATCGGTATTATCATAACTTCGGCCCTGCTTGTATTAAAAATAAAAGCTGCCTTATTATTAGGGATTATTATTACCACTATTATTGGTATACCTTTAGGAGTTACCGATATAGCCGGTTTAACCAGCCCCGTTAGCTTGCCACACTCGCTGGCGCCGGTTTTTTGGCAGTTCGATTTTAGCGAGCTGTTTAGCTTTGATATGCTTTTAGTAATTTTTGTCATTATCTTTTTAAATATTTTTGACACGATGGGCGCCCTCATCGGTATAGCTTTAAAAGTTGGTTTGGTAGATAAAAAAGGCAATATCCTTAACAGCAGGCAGGCTTTTTTAACCGATGCTTTTAGCAGCATCTTTGGCGCTGCTTTAGGTACCAGCCCGCAGGTTATCTTTGTAGAAAGCGCTGCCGGGGTAACTGCCGGCGGACGCACCGGTCTTACCGCCGCTACCGTAGCCGTCTTATTTGCCTTAATGTTATTCTTTTCGCCGCTTTTTTTAATTATCCCGGCGGCGGCTACCACTCCGGCCTTAGTAATGGTAGGGGTATTTATGTTGGCCTCATTAATAGATATAGATTTAACCGATTACGCCAACGCTATACCGGCCTTTATTACCATCATAATGATGCCTTTAACCTACAGCATTGCCAGCGGGGTAGCCATTGGTTTAATTACTTATACTCTAATAAGATTACTAACCGGCCGCTTTAAAGAAGTAAAGCCGATTACCTTAATAATGGCGGTATTTTTTGTTGCCATGCAGTTTTTAATTTAG
- the dut gene encoding dUTP diphosphatase produces MKKIKVRQLAGHTPLYATNHAAGADLTALIAADITLKPLAKAIISTGLILAIPNGYEGQVRSRSGLSSKYGIMVINGVGTIDSDYRGEIKVPLINLSNEDYTIKNGDRIAQLVISPVVQAKFIKVSKLKATRRGAGGFGSSGY; encoded by the coding sequence ATGAAGAAAATTAAAGTACGGCAGCTGGCAGGCCATACTCCGCTTTATGCCACTAACCATGCCGCCGGTGCCGATTTAACAGCTTTAATTGCCGCAGATATTACTTTAAAACCACTAGCTAAAGCTATCATTAGCACCGGCTTAATATTAGCTATCCCTAACGGCTACGAAGGGCAAGTGCGCAGCCGCAGCGGCCTATCCAGTAAATATGGCATTATGGTAATAAATGGGGTAGGCACCATCGACAGCGATTATCGCGGCGAAATTAAAGTACCCTTAATTAACTTAAGTAACGAAGATTATACCATTAAAAATGGCGACCGCATTGCCCAATTAGTTATTAGCCCTGTAGTGCAAGCTAAATTTATTAAAGTAAGCAAATTAAAGGCAACGAGGCGAGGAGCAGGCGGCTTTGGCAGCAGCGGTTACTAA
- the uvrA gene encoding excinuclease ABC subunit UvrA, protein MNNKIVVKGAREHNLKNIDLSIPRDKLVVVSGVSGSGKSSLVFDTLFAEGQRRYVESLSAYARQFLGRLDKPDVDYIEGLSPAISIEQKTTGRNPRSTVGTITEIYDYLRLLYARIGKAFCPKDDTPIDKQSLDQIIASVMTLEDGEKLMILAPVVKGRKGEHQKVFDDARTMGFTRVRVNGALYSLEEEFNLEKQKKHSIDVVIDRLVMGADIRKRLAEAVEVALSVGQGDMLVAFADDSKRKDLFFSENGSCPTCGFAMPALEPRLFSFNNPFGSCPTCSGLGNTLEFDENLIIPDRTLSYNEGAFAIFSGQSAWYNSRFESLAKHYNFSLDDPINEIDPKIVHIMLYGSGKEKIHFKYVTQSTNNTYEKNDSWEGVISEMWRRYKESDSEGVQKYYEEFMKEQLCPECKGERLRHEALAVRVGGKNINQVTGLAVRDEIDFFKGLQLSENEQKIGRQIFKEVFDRLNFMQAVGLDYLSLNRKSATLSGGEAQRIRLATQIGSSLMGVLYILDEPTIGLHQRDNDRLLTTLKHLRDLGNTLIVVEHDEQIIKDSDYLIDIGPGAGVHGGTVVAAGTPAEVALIENSPTGRYLSGREVIELPKERRSGNGNFIKINGARQNNLKDISVSFPIGAFTIITGVSGSGKSTLLNDILFPTMNNFLHGSHHSVGEVGNIEGIKENFDSLISIDQAPIGRTPRSNPATYVKLWDPIRDLFADLNESKARGYKKGRFSFNVSSKRGGGRCESCEGSGVKKIEMHFLPDVFVTCDVCGGKRFNQETLEVRYKGKNIYDILTMTIEEASSFFEAIPQAKKKLDTLVEVGLGYITLGQSALTLSGGEAQRVKLALELSKRSTGKTCYIIDEPTTGLHFLDVKKLLTSLQSLVDKGNTVILIEHNLEVIKCADYLIDLGPEGGDKGGNVVVTGTPEEVAACAESYTGQYLKPLL, encoded by the coding sequence ATGAATAATAAAATTGTGGTAAAAGGTGCCCGTGAGCACAACTTAAAAAATATCGATTTATCTATCCCTCGTGATAAATTAGTGGTGGTTTCGGGGGTTTCCGGCAGCGGCAAAAGCAGCCTTGTCTTTGATACGTTATTTGCCGAAGGGCAACGGCGTTATGTGGAAAGCCTATCGGCTTATGCACGCCAATTTTTAGGGCGTTTAGATAAGCCCGATGTCGATTATATTGAAGGTCTGTCGCCGGCCATTAGTATTGAGCAAAAAACCACCGGCCGCAACCCGCGCAGTACCGTTGGCACCATTACCGAAATTTACGACTATTTACGGCTGCTTTATGCCCGCATTGGCAAAGCTTTTTGCCCCAAAGATGATACTCCCATTGATAAACAAAGCTTAGACCAAATTATTGCCAGTGTGATGACCCTAGAAGATGGAGAAAAGCTAATGATATTAGCTCCGGTAGTAAAGGGGCGCAAGGGTGAACATCAAAAAGTTTTTGATGATGCCCGTACGATGGGCTTTACAAGGGTGCGGGTAAATGGCGCTCTTTATAGCTTAGAAGAAGAGTTTAACTTAGAGAAACAAAAAAAACATAGCATAGATGTGGTGATAGATAGGCTGGTAATGGGCGCCGATATTCGTAAGCGTTTAGCCGAAGCCGTTGAAGTAGCCTTAAGTGTGGGGCAAGGCGATATGTTGGTGGCCTTTGCCGATGACAGCAAACGTAAAGATTTATTTTTTAGCGAAAATGGCAGCTGCCCTACCTGTGGCTTTGCTATGCCGGCCCTCGAGCCACGATTGTTTAGTTTTAACAACCCCTTTGGTAGCTGTCCTACTTGCAGCGGGCTGGGCAACACGTTAGAATTTGACGAAAATTTAATTATTCCCGATAGAACTTTAAGTTATAACGAGGGGGCTTTTGCTATCTTTAGCGGGCAATCGGCATGGTATAACAGCCGGTTTGAAAGTCTTGCTAAACACTATAACTTTAGTTTAGATGACCCCATCAATGAAATTGACCCCAAAATTGTGCATATTATGCTGTACGGCAGCGGTAAAGAAAAAATTCATTTTAAATATGTAACGCAAAGCACCAACAACACCTACGAAAAAAATGATAGTTGGGAAGGTGTTATTAGTGAGATGTGGCGGCGTTACAAAGAAAGTGATAGCGAAGGTGTGCAAAAATATTACGAAGAGTTTATGAAGGAACAGCTCTGCCCAGAATGTAAGGGCGAACGCCTGCGCCACGAGGCTTTGGCGGTACGTGTGGGCGGTAAAAATATTAACCAAGTTACCGGCCTTGCGGTACGCGATGAGATAGATTTCTTTAAAGGGTTACAACTAAGCGAGAATGAGCAAAAGATTGGCCGGCAAATCTTTAAAGAGGTTTTTGATAGGTTAAACTTTATGCAGGCGGTGGGGCTAGATTATCTGTCGTTAAACCGTAAATCGGCCACTTTAAGCGGCGGCGAAGCCCAGCGCATTAGGTTAGCTACACAAATTGGCAGCAGTTTAATGGGTGTGCTTTACATCTTAGATGAGCCCACTATCGGCCTGCATCAACGTGATAACGATAGGTTATTAACCACTTTAAAACATTTGCGCGACTTAGGTAACACCCTCATTGTGGTAGAACACGATGAACAAATTATCAAAGATAGCGACTATCTTATCGATATTGGACCCGGCGCCGGTGTGCATGGCGGTACGGTAGTGGCTGCCGGTACTCCAGCGGAGGTAGCCTTAATTGAGAACAGCCCCACCGGTCGTTATTTAAGCGGCAGAGAGGTAATAGAGCTGCCTAAAGAACGGCGCAGCGGTAACGGTAATTTTATTAAGATAAATGGAGCGCGCCAAAATAACTTAAAGGATATTAGTGTGAGCTTTCCTATAGGCGCTTTTACCATTATTACGGGGGTATCGGGCAGCGGGAAAAGCACCTTACTTAACGATATTCTCTTTCCTACTATGAACAATTTTTTGCATGGCAGCCATCATTCGGTGGGTGAAGTGGGTAACATTGAGGGTATTAAGGAAAATTTTGATAGCCTGATCAGCATTGACCAAGCGCCGATTGGCCGCACGCCGCGCAGTAACCCGGCAACTTATGTGAAGCTGTGGGACCCAATCCGCGACCTCTTTGCCGACCTTAACGAGAGCAAGGCGCGTGGTTACAAAAAAGGCCGTTTTAGCTTTAATGTGAGCAGCAAACGTGGCGGCGGACGCTGTGAGAGCTGCGAGGGCAGTGGTGTTAAAAAAATTGAGATGCACTTTTTGCCCGATGTTTTTGTAACTTGCGACGTTTGCGGCGGTAAACGTTTTAACCAAGAGACCCTTGAGGTACGCTACAAAGGTAAAAATATTTACGACATTTTAACTATGACTATTGAAGAGGCCAGCAGCTTTTTTGAGGCCATTCCTCAGGCTAAAAAGAAGTTAGATACTTTAGTTGAAGTTGGGCTGGGTTACATCACGCTTGGTCAATCGGCCTTAACTTTAAGTGGTGGCGAGGCACAGCGCGTAAAGTTGGCGCTGGAGCTAAGCAAACGCAGTACCGGTAAAACTTGTTATATTATTGATGAACCTACCACCGGCTTACATTTTTTGGATGTAAAAAAATTACTTACCAGCTTACAAAGTTTAGTAGATAAAGGCAACACCGTTATTTTGATTGAGCATAATCTAGAGGTAATTAAGTGCGCCGACTATTTAATAGATTTAGGCCCCGAAGGCGGCGATAAGGGCGGTAATGTGGTGGTTACCGGCACACCCGAAGAGGTGGCAGCCTGTGCCGAAAGTTATACAGGACAATATTTAAAGCCGCTGTTATAG
- a CDS encoding LptF/LptG family permease: MIKLFYKHFSKHFNIIERYLLKSYLQYHLVTLSLLYLILVINQLLVEIELLVANNISLWLILELIIAFSPIIFMWAFPFSSMLATLLALTSFSKTNQILAMRLQGFTTKEIFKPFALYSLMAFIVAFIVTNWLMPISTNNYEEVARRIASSNPHIILEEGRFSEFAGRFISIDTIDGDNFQGIFIIDNDEDGRRRVSFAPSGRLVNADNAFVLQLNNFSSLATPNNFWQLDFRTIEADTMIYSFTFDNLANINIGEESGLELLRSFDLEYQRLQRLINERLNNNEGIRLAMHRAYQNQNETELRNLYQQYIQNLNYRPSLNTLKRNYIKLHERIMMPVLVVLFCFLAFSLSLNNYKKYNELLLIIGVILLFVYWLLLIFVRGQYLSGDFPPIFLFTPDIIFIILAGSLYLRGQR, from the coding sequence TTGATAAAGCTTTTTTACAAACACTTTAGTAAACATTTTAATATTATAGAGCGTTACTTGCTTAAAAGCTACCTACAATATCATTTGGTAACTTTAAGTTTGCTTTATCTTATATTAGTTATTAACCAATTATTAGTAGAGATTGAGCTTTTAGTGGCTAACAATATTAGCTTATGGCTTATTCTAGAGCTTATCATTGCTTTTTCACCCATTATTTTTATGTGGGCCTTTCCTTTTTCTAGTATGCTGGCCACCTTATTAGCCTTAACAAGCTTTAGTAAAACTAACCAAATATTGGCTATGCGGCTGCAAGGTTTTACCACCAAAGAAATTTTTAAACCCTTTGCTTTATACAGCTTAATGGCCTTTATCGTAGCTTTTATCGTTACCAACTGGCTTATGCCTATTTCTACCAATAATTACGAAGAAGTAGCCCGCCGTATTGCCAGCAGTAACCCGCACATTATTTTAGAAGAAGGACGCTTTAGTGAATTTGCCGGGCGTTTTATTAGTATAGATACGATTGACGGCGATAACTTTCAGGGCATATTTATTATTGATAACGACGAAGATGGCCGCCGGCGCGTTTCATTTGCCCCCAGCGGTCGTTTAGTAAATGCCGACAATGCTTTTGTTTTACAGTTAAATAATTTTAGCTCGCTGGCTACTCCTAATAACTTTTGGCAACTAGACTTTAGAACGATAGAGGCCGATACAATGATTTATAGTTTTACTTTTGATAACCTTGCTAACATTAATATTGGTGAAGAAAGCGGCCTAGAGCTGCTGCGAAGTTTTGACCTAGAGTACCAAAGACTGCAAAGGCTTATCAACGAACGGCTTAATAACAACGAAGGCATTAGGTTAGCTATGCACCGCGCCTACCAAAATCAAAATGAAACCGAGCTAAGAAACCTCTATCAACAATATATCCAAAATTTAAACTACAGACCCTCTTTAAATACTTTAAAACGCAACTATATTAAATTGCACGAAAGAATAATGATGCCGGTATTGGTTGTACTTTTTTGTTTTTTAGCTTTTAGCCTATCTTTAAATAATTACAAAAAATACAACGAATTACTGTTAATTATCGGAGTTATTTTACTTTTTGTTTACTGGCTTTTACTCATCTTTGTACGCGGGCAATATTTAAGCGGTGATTTTCCGCCTATCTTTTTATTTACGCCCGATATTATTTTTATTATCCTAGCCGGCAGCTTGTACCTTAGGGGGCAGCGATGA
- a CDS encoding M23 family metallopeptidase, whose product MRVLINIIVGVKWLFCIFSVLIALARTFRLPAVNNIPASVVSFVVMVFLLSWLAEIILRPKFTLQVFMQFFGEVYLFICNLKKKPNNNSAIEYSLPFEDEWLVVNGGIDKENSHSWDIQAQRYAYDFFITDKHCNSYKENKYKLENYYCYNQPILAPADGVVVEIGNRCRESNIMRFSLLDAYKKDIRGNYIVIKHEDEYSLIAHIIKDSFNVKVGEAVKRGQLIAKCGNSGNSSEPHIHFQVAAGSSFFASNSLKINFKNINLKLAQDYANKYKRKPTSFAPDGSHISRGFFASNKGTSCQ is encoded by the coding sequence ATGAGAGTATTAATCAATATTATTGTAGGTGTTAAATGGCTGTTTTGTATCTTTTCGGTTTTAATAGCTTTAGCAAGAACTTTTAGGTTGCCCGCGGTAAATAATATTCCTGCCAGTGTGGTAAGTTTTGTTGTAATGGTTTTTTTATTATCTTGGCTTGCCGAAATTATCCTTAGGCCAAAATTTACTTTACAAGTATTTATGCAATTTTTCGGTGAAGTGTATTTATTTATATGTAATTTAAAGAAAAAACCTAATAATAACTCGGCTATAGAGTATTCTTTACCTTTTGAAGATGAGTGGTTGGTGGTTAATGGCGGGATAGATAAAGAAAATAGTCACTCATGGGATATACAGGCACAACGTTACGCCTACGATTTTTTTATAACTGATAAGCACTGCAATAGTTATAAAGAAAATAAATATAAACTAGAAAACTATTACTGCTATAATCAACCTATTTTAGCGCCGGCCGATGGTGTGGTGGTGGAGATAGGCAACCGTTGCCGTGAGAGTAACATTATGCGTTTTAGCCTGCTAGATGCCTATAAAAAAGATATAAGAGGCAATTACATAGTCATAAAGCACGAAGATGAATATAGCTTAATAGCCCATATTATCAAGGACAGCTTTAATGTTAAAGTGGGGGAGGCCGTTAAAAGAGGGCAGTTAATAGCCAAATGCGGCAATAGCGGTAATTCATCGGAGCCGCATATTCACTTTCAGGTAGCGGCCGGCTCAAGCTTCTTTGCCTCTAATTCTCTAAAGATTAACTTTAAAAATATTAATTTAAAGTTAGCGCAGGATTACGCTAACAAATATAAACGCAAACCAACCAGTTTTGCACCAGACGGCAGCCACATAAGCAGAGGCTTTTTTGCTAGCAATAAGGGTACAAGCTGCCAATAA
- the leuS gene encoding leucine--tRNA ligase, translating into MARYNFSEIEKKWQNYWESNQTFKVTEDENIAKDKRKYILDMFPYPSAAGLHVGHPEGYTATDIYCRYLRANGYHVLHPMGFDSFGLPAENYAIKTGTHPLVTTEANIKRFREQIKALGFSYDWSRELSTHEPSYYKWTQWLFLQLYKQGLAYESEAPINWCPSCLTGLANEEVLNDGACERCGTKVTRKQLRQWLLKITAYGDKLLAGLDELDWPPSLKTMQQNWIGRSEGACINFTVEGSNDVIKVYTTRPDTLYGATYVVLAPEHKLVSKIVTINQKDEVNKYIEAVALKSELERTDLSKHKTGVFSGAYAINPINKERVPIWLGDYVLASYGTGAIMAVPGHDERDNEFAKQYNLPIIEVVNGGQPGECFTGEGVAMNSDFINGKSTTEAKKLIIDYLQEHNLGEKTVQYKLRDWLFSRQRYWGEPIPIVHCTECGIVPLPESELPLTLPNVSSYTPSGTGESPLAAITEWVNTICPACGGPAKRETNTMPQWAGSCWYYLRYTDPLNDKAFCDGAKEKYWLPVNLYVGGVEHAVLHLLYARFWHKVFYDMGLVSSPEPFIKLINQGMILGEDNQKMSKSRGNVINPDDIITQFGADSLRLYEMFMGPLTATKPWATAVVSGISRFLGRVYDVASKPAGNAEPPIALTRLLHKTIKKVTADTANFEFNTAISAMMIFINEATKEEYCYTKLWPNFVKLLAPYAPHLSEELWQRLGHNDTISYEVWPTYDEALTIDNEVTIGVQINGKLRAELTVAKDITSEKLSELALANEKVAELAAGKVVKKVIAIPGKIVNIVIG; encoded by the coding sequence ATGGCACGATACAATTTTAGTGAAATCGAAAAAAAATGGCAAAACTACTGGGAAAGCAACCAAACTTTTAAAGTTACCGAAGATGAAAACATAGCAAAGGATAAACGTAAATATATCCTCGATATGTTCCCTTATCCCTCCGCCGCCGGCCTGCACGTTGGCCACCCCGAAGGTTATACCGCTACAGATATTTACTGCCGTTACCTGCGTGCCAACGGTTACCATGTATTGCACCCGATGGGCTTTGACAGCTTTGGCCTACCCGCCGAAAATTACGCCATTAAAACCGGCACTCATCCGCTTGTTACGACCGAAGCCAATATTAAACGTTTTAGAGAACAAATTAAGGCCTTAGGTTTTAGCTACGATTGGAGCCGCGAACTTTCTACCCACGAGCCATCTTATTACAAATGGACACAATGGCTTTTTTTACAACTATACAAACAAGGATTAGCTTACGAAAGTGAAGCGCCTATCAATTGGTGCCCCAGCTGTTTAACCGGCCTTGCCAATGAAGAGGTGTTAAACGATGGCGCTTGCGAGCGTTGCGGCACTAAAGTAACGCGTAAACAACTTAGGCAATGGTTATTAAAGATAACGGCTTACGGAGATAAATTGTTAGCCGGCCTAGATGAGTTAGATTGGCCGCCATCATTAAAAACTATGCAGCAAAACTGGATAGGCCGTAGCGAAGGAGCTTGTATCAATTTTACCGTAGAGGGTAGTAACGATGTTATTAAGGTGTATACCACTCGGCCCGATACCTTGTATGGCGCTACCTATGTGGTGCTAGCCCCTGAACATAAATTGGTGAGTAAAATTGTAACTATTAATCAAAAAGATGAGGTAAATAAATATATAGAGGCTGTGGCCTTAAAGAGCGAGCTGGAACGTACCGATTTATCTAAGCATAAAACCGGTGTTTTTAGCGGGGCTTATGCCATTAACCCTATTAACAAGGAAAGGGTACCGATATGGTTGGGTGACTATGTGCTGGCCAGTTACGGTACCGGCGCTATTATGGCGGTGCCCGGCCACGATGAACGTGATAATGAATTTGCCAAACAGTATAACCTGCCCATTATAGAGGTGGTAAACGGCGGCCAACCGGGAGAATGCTTTACCGGCGAGGGTGTTGCTATGAATAGTGATTTTATTAATGGCAAAAGCACCACAGAGGCCAAAAAACTTATTATTGATTATTTACAAGAGCATAACTTAGGTGAAAAAACTGTACAATACAAATTACGCGATTGGCTGTTTAGCCGCCAACGCTATTGGGGCGAGCCTATCCCTATTGTGCACTGTACAGAATGCGGAATTGTACCGCTGCCCGAAAGCGAATTGCCGCTAACCTTGCCTAACGTGAGTAGTTATACTCCTAGCGGTACTGGGGAAAGCCCATTGGCGGCCATAACCGAATGGGTAAATACTATTTGCCCTGCCTGTGGTGGCCCAGCCAAGCGCGAGACTAATACGATGCCCCAGTGGGCCGGCAGCTGCTGGTACTATTTGCGTTATACCGACCCTTTAAATGATAAAGCTTTTTGTGATGGTGCTAAAGAAAAATATTGGCTGCCTGTTAATTTGTATGTAGGCGGGGTAGAACACGCTGTGTTGCATCTACTTTACGCCCGTTTTTGGCATAAGGTATTTTATGATATGGGCTTGGTTAGCTCGCCGGAACCTTTTATTAAGCTTATCAATCAAGGTATGATATTGGGTGAAGATAACCAAAAGATGAGTAAAAGCCGCGGCAATGTGATTAATCCCGATGACATTATTACCCAGTTTGGTGCCGATAGCTTGCGCCTTTATGAAATGTTTATGGGCCCGCTCACAGCTACCAAACCGTGGGCTACCGCTGTGGTATCGGGCATAAGTCGCTTTTTGGGCAGAGTTTACGATGTAGCTAGCAAACCTGCCGGCAACGCTGAGCCGCCCATTGCTTTAACAAGGTTGTTGCATAAAACCATTAAAAAAGTTACCGCCGATACCGCTAACTTTGAGTTTAACACCGCCATTAGCGCTATGATGATTTTTATTAATGAAGCCACCAAAGAAGAATATTGTTATACAAAATTATGGCCAAACTTTGTTAAGTTATTGGCTCCTTATGCGCCGCATTTGAGTGAGGAACTTTGGCAGCGATTAGGCCATAATGACACCATAAGTTACGAGGTTTGGCCGACTTACGATGAGGCCCTAACAATAGATAATGAAGTAACCATTGGTGTACAAATAAATGGTAAGTTACGTGCTGAATTAACAGTAGCAAAAGATATAACCAGTGAAAAATTAAGTGAGCTAGCTTTGGCCAATGAAAAGGTGGCCGAGCTGGCCGCCGGCAAGGTCGTTAAGAAAGTAATAGCTATACCGGGTAAAATTGTTAATATTGTTATAGGGTAG